The following DNA comes from Rhipicephalus sanguineus isolate Rsan-2018 unplaced genomic scaffold, BIME_Rsan_1.4 Seq12412, whole genome shotgun sequence.
tttctctttctaattttctttctgcctcttcctgttctttctctctgtctatttctcgcttgcttcctctttttttctattttttacatgGCTCTGCCTGCGTAAGGCCAagcaacgacagcatacgacagcccgggcccctaatgtgctccacacttaatatcatcatcaaggcgctcgaagaacaagaggaagaccccTTTAGTGCGATCACGCGCTCATTactctacagatggctatgctatacgcggttttgcctgcattatgccaagcgatgacagcatacggcagcccgggccccaaaAGTACTACACACTTAAAAACTGACAGTAAATACCAGGACTATTGCAGCAAAGTATAAATAGACAAACCTAGCTATATTGAGTATACTGCTTGACCAGAAGATTTCACAAAAAACCAAGTGATATCAAGCTTGTTACACCTGACTCACCGCACATCAGCTTGCAGAGGTGCAGTTCACAGAATTTCTTTCACTTTGTGCCAAACCAACTGAAGCCCACTGCAGCATTCCAGCTGAGGAGGGACTGCAGTACACATGTCTTTCTGTTTCGTCGAATCTCCCCCTTGTACAGCCATGTGCTTTTCTGTTAAAAGGAAACAAGATATACAGCTAGAAAGACACATTGGGATCCAGTTTACTTTGAATGTTTTGCAACCTAAATGAATCTTGTGGTAATAAGAAATACAAGCTGGCTTCTAGCTTTACCTTAAATTGTTTAGAACTGTCCATACGCAGCTAGCTATGTAAAAAGTCAACAGTACGTCACAGGCACGTAGTATTATATGTCGTATGTTAACCGGAGGCAGTtcatttcgaagagcactcgtaCCCCGTCAGATGGTCACTTGGTAAACAAGACGCAAGAATAggcgtcactggccagcttctgctatggGGGGGggttgagcaggtgttgagcgttgcggGCTTGTTTCCCTTGTCAAaccgttgcttatctagtgcggcgatggacgaaagagctcgGAGTgtaaaatcagtaagaaaagctcgattcactttgcgaatctcgccggtagctgcgattttgttcttgtatgTTCCCGGgcacgttttccgccaggcttggagtagccgcagcattagacgttgAAACTTTTCGCTGCATTCAAAATGAAATGAGActgacgaaggaagcattgaaatcacaacattggcactcgaacagtgtttatgcgtaataAATGGTGATgcctttactgactcgtatttatatcgggcccccccccccccccgaaacgtCGGAGGGTCGAAAGTTTACGTGCCTGGTACGTCATTAATCCGACTGTCATAAGTATATTCACATGAATTTATAAATGCCTAGTCACTCCAGCATGCTGTAGTTACAAGACAGGCAACATTATACTGAGCTTAGGCCATGAAGCAGAGAAATTACCATTTGATCATGAGCTTTGCTGTCTGTCTCGAGCTTCTCTTTATACGCAAGAACATCCGCCACATTCGAGAAAGGCAGGTCTGGGAGGCCAAGAGGGTGCGGAGCTGCACTGTCGGCATTACTTAGCAGCTCGCTGAAATATTGCAAATGGGCTTGCTGGGTGTGCTTCATGCTATTTAACACATGTTGTATCCTttccatgaaagctgaaaaagAATTGATGACATCAGTGTTATGAGAGTTTTCAGTTCAGCAATATGTCTTAAGATGAAAAACTACCGCAATAATTCGAACATAGCTAGGCTTAAGGTAACTAAAGGTTTGTAATGTTCAAAGTGCTTTGCTGTTCCAGGTAGCTATAGGTTAACCTATATTCAAAATATAGCTTTAAAACTTTTCAGTGAATTATATGgcaacacataaaaaaaacagtcATGAACATTGCTGAGAGTTACTTGTAGGAGCGCTAACAGCAAAGCATGAGTCTCCTTTGCattaagaattgttggggttttacgttccaaagcacgacatgattatcgagccaaaaattttgaccacctggagttctttaacataatTGAAATCTACGTACAGCCTTCTTTGCAGTTTTTGCGACACTGGCTTGGTGATAACAGTGTAAGTGAGGATCTACGATTGATTGATGTTGCAGCAGCACCACGAGCACAAATGTTTTTATAAGTCACCGCTTGCACATTAGCAACCATCGTTGCTCAAATGATGAGGCATGCTCCTAAAGAAGAACGAAGGGATAAACTGCGCCACTAACTTAtggttagaatgacagaaagctgacgAAAGCTGAAGAATGAcgaacatggacacaagagagaatccaagatgtcaaggcgtttgtggtgtcttgagttctttcttgtcttcatgtttgcacgccctgtctcttcaacATGACTCATGGTAGTGTGTCACTGTGTCACAACGACAATGGGAAAGTATGTT
Coding sequences within:
- the LOC119376512 gene encoding uncharacterized protein LOC119376512; the encoded protein is MFGSSHIPVSSTLAVAAWPHMEPSMLDSSYSPGPAYLTGATRSQTDPQVLAFMERIQHVLNSMKHTQQAHLQYFSELLSNADSAAPHPLGLPDLPFSNVADVLAYKEKLETDSKAHDQMKSTWLYKGEIRRNRKTCVLQSLLSWNAAVGFSWFGTK